In the genome of Botrytis cinerea B05.10 chromosome 5, complete sequence, one region contains:
- the Bchrd3 gene encoding Bchrd3, with amino-acid sequence MKSPTQRFILPFFILLWHFIFPICFAQAQEEELATSLTAEGSPKPSVQAQPSTAQESHRAPPIRNTAENELVDKAIHSLQRYERSHPRSTSNPSGIVKTLTQYVVASLPKLTQGPPPDGRTPAHNQAPGPVVEAVQLLEQAAHVNNSDAIYLLAQINFYGNYSYPKDYSEAFRRYHQLASLDGNSSAQHMIGFMYATGIGGAVESNQAKSLLYHTFAAEGGSVRSAMTLAYRHHSGIGMSRNCDSGIKYYKKVADKAIEWYRSGPPGGMAYVQDSYQLADDDGGVYGEGASFSSAGHNAKGGGPSSDAHAALDDVLEYLDLMSRKGDFKATFSLGRIHYDGQKGLPRNLKSAKWYFTKVAKLYWTRNGKIIENDKPQLDKIAAKSAGYLGRMYLRGESVDQSYEKAQTWFERGIKNGDAGSQYGMGLMYLHGLGVPKNAVLAQQYFKASSDQDYAPAQVNLGAMHLDQGTDNDIKVANRYFELAARYGNIEAYYYLAELIDQGVGRDRSCSLATAYYKNVAEKAEPLLTSFAEANSAYDQGDLELALIGYMHAAEQGYEKGQSNVAYILDEQKSKLTIPSWLTLVSTTRPKLLQNAALALLYWTRASKQANTDALVKMGDYYLNGIGTPVDLEKAAACYTSASEFPQSAQALYNLGWMHENGVGLDQDFHLAKRYYDHALETNEEAYLPVTLSLLKLRIRSAWNSFTHGKINSIIDEPTPKKQWSLAEWVSNFLQDDHPYYADYDAEDTYGSVHDPMPGGDADGLYDDILDDGLIESLIIIGLAAALVFLIVYRQQRQEAHRRGEAPANAQQQPANGEVRNGGLFPQPGDANFNDWVAGGVGH; translated from the exons ATGAAGAGCCCGACCCAGCGGTTTATACTGCCATTCTTCATTC TTTTATGGCACTTTATTTTTCCAATATGTTTTGCGCAAGCTCAGGAAGAAGAGCTAGCGACGTCTCTCACGGCAGAAGGGAGTCCAAAGCCGTCTGTTCAAGCTCAACCATCTACAGCTCAAGAATCACATCGAGCGCCACCAATAAGGAATACAGCCG AAAACGAGTTAGTTGACAAAGCTATACATTCCCTTCAACGTTACGAACGATCACATCCACGTTCTACCTCGAATCCTTCCGGAATTGTCAAAACTTTGACGCAATATGTCGTTGCAAGTCTTCCCAAATTGACTCAAGGACCGCCACCGGATGGCAGGACCCCGGCGCATAACCAGGCCCCAGGCCCAGTCGTAGAAGCAGTGCAACTTTTAGAGCAAGCAGCCCATGTCAACAACTCCGATGCTATCTATCTTCTAGCACAAATTAACTTCTACGGAAACTACTCATATCCCAAGGACTATAGTGAGGCATTCAGGAGATATCATCAATTGGCATCACTGGATGGAAACAGTTCGGCACAGCACATGATTGGTTTTATGTATGCAACCGGGATTGGAGGAGCTGTTGAGTCGAATCAAGCAAAGTCTTTGCTATACCACACATTTGCAGCTGAAGGAGGAAGTGTGAGATCTGCGATGACCCTTGCTTATCGACACCATAGTGGCATTGGTATGTCAAGGAATTGCGATTCGGGaatcaaatattacaaaaaagtGGCGGATAAAGCAATCGAATGGTATCGATCCGGACCACCAGGAGGCATGGCATATGTTCAGGATTCTTATCAGCTTGCAGATGACGATGGAGGAGTTTATGGTGAAGGAGCAAGCTTTAGTAGTGCCGGACACAATGCGAAGGGCGGAGGACCAAGTTCAGATGCCCACGCTGCACTGGACGATGTTTTAGAATATCTCGATTTGATGTCCAGGAAAGGCGACTTTAAGGCGACTTTCAGCCTAGGACGCATTCATTACGATGGGCAAAAAGGACTTCCACGGAATCTGAAAAGTGCAAAATGGTATTTCACAAAGGTAGCCAAATTGTATTGGacgagaaatggaaagatcaTCGAAAATGACAAACCTCAATTGGACAAAATTGCTGCCAAATCCGCAGGCTATCTGGGACGAATGTATCTTAGGGGGGAGAGTGTCGATCAGAGCTACGAAAAAGCCCAAACTTGGTTCGAACGCGGCATTAAAAATGGAGATGCTGGTTCTCAGTATGGAATGGGTTTGATGTATCTTCATGGCCTAGGAGTACCCAAAAATGCCGTATTGGCACAGCAATACTTCAAAGCTTCTTCCGACCAAGATTACGCGCCTGCTCAAGTCAACCTAGGGGCCATGCATTTAGACCAAGGCActgataatgatattaagGTTGCCAATCGATATTTCGAACTCGCTGCACGATATGGTAACATTGAAGCTTATTATTACCTCGCAGAACTTATTGACCAAGGAGTTGGCCGGGACCGAAGTTGTAGTTTGGCAACTGCATACTACAAAAATGTTGCAGAGAAGGCAGAACCACTTCTGACGTCTTTCGCCGAAGCAAATAGTGCATATGATCAAGGCGATCTCGAATTGGCTTTGATTGGTTATATGCATGCAGCTGAACAAGGATATGAAAAGGGACAATCAAATGTTGCATACATCCTTGATGAgcaaaaatcgaaattgacCATACCGTCCTGGCTAACTCTTGTATCTACTACTCGACCTAAATTGTTACAAAATGCGGCACTTGCACTGCTTTATTGGACCAGAGCTTCTAAGCAAGCGAATACAGACGCCTTAGTCAAGATGGGTGATTATTATCTCAATGGTATCGGCACACCGGTAGATTTAGAGAAGGCTGCAGCTTGCTATACATCCGCATCTGAATTTCCTCAAAGTGCCCAAGCATTATACAATCTAGGCTGGATGCACGAAAATGGTGTTGGTCTTGATCAAGACTTTCATCTCGCAAAGAGATATTATGATCACGCTTTGGAGACAAATGAAGAGGCATATCTACCTGTAACCCTTAGTTTGTTAAAGCTACGCATCAGAAGTGCATGGAATTCATTCACACATGGCAAAATAAATTCTATCATTGACGAACCAA CTCCTAAAAAACAATGGTCTCTAGCGGAATGGGTTAGCAATTTTCTGCAAGATGATCATCCATACTACGCCGATTACGACGCAGAAGATACTTATGGTTCCGTCCATGACCCTATGCCAGGTGGTGATGCAGATGGACTTTATGATGACATCC